In the Pectinatus sottacetonis genome, ACAGAAGCCTTTTTCACTTATATAAAAGTTTCTATCTTTGCCGGTTTCTTATTAGCCCTACCCATAGTATTATATCAGATATGGTGTTTTGTCCTGCCTGCCCTGACCATAAAAGAAAAAAAGATTTTACTTTTAGTAGTTCCTTCTTCAGTATTATTATTTTTCTGTGGCCTGGCTTTCTCTTTCTTTTTAGTAATGCCAGCCGCTATAAAGTTTTTTATTGGTTTTAGTGATAATAATCTAATGCCGCTTTTTTCTGTAAGCCATTATTTTACTTTTGTCATTTCTTTTGTCCTGCCATTTGGTTTAGTATTTGAACTACCGCTTATTGTTATACTATTAGCAAAAATAGGGCTTGTAACATCTAAGTTTCTTATAAAAAAATGGCGTATTGTTGTTTTTCTGACATTTGTAATTGGTGCTGTTATTTCTCCTACACCTGATATGTTCACCCAGACAACCATTGCCCTTCCCATGATTTTTCTATATTTTTCCAGTTATTTTATTGTTCGTTTTATCCTAAAAAAATAACAAATTATCTCGTTTAAAATATTTATGAAAAGAGGTTCCTGCATGGCTTTTAATGATTTACGCGAATTCATAACCGTATTAGAAGAAAAAGGATTATTGAAACGCATACATACACCAGTAGATTGTTACTTGGAAATCACTGAAATAACTGATCGTATCTGTAAAATGGATGGCAATAAAAATGTTGCCCTATTATTTGAAAATGTTAAGGGATATGATATTCCTGTATTAATAAATGCTTTTGGTTCTATGCAGCGTATGGCTATTGCGCTCGGCGTGGAAAAACTCGAAGATGTGCCAAATGATTTAAGGGAAATTTTAAGACTTCCTTATATATCATTACAAAAGAAAATGGA is a window encoding:
- the tatC gene encoding twin-arginine translocase subunit TatC, whose translation is MLPSTEINEIPAGNMTLIGHLEELRKRIIKSLIAIVAGSTICYYFIDNIMHYLTLPAGKLYYMQPTEAFFTYIKVSIFAGFLLALPIVLYQIWCFVLPALTIKEKKILLLVVPSSVLLFFCGLAFSFFLVMPAAIKFFIGFSDNNLMPLFSVSHYFTFVISFVLPFGLVFELPLIVILLAKIGLVTSKFLIKKWRIVVFLTFVIGAVISPTPDMFTQTTIALPMIFLYFSSYFIVRFILKK